The Pseudomonadota bacterium genomic sequence CACCTCCCCCTGCCGCGAAGATCACCGATCAGCGAATCGAGATGAACGGGTTCGAGGCGGTGTTCGACAACGGTCGCGTGCAGACCATCGTGTCCGATCGCATCGAGCGCAACGGCAAGGCCCTGAGCACGCGTAGCGAGCCGCTCATCTTCGAGCTTGGAGCGCCGACCCGCACCGCCGCATTGAACCTCACCTGGGAATGCCCAGATGTGGTGCTGCGGGCCGACCTAGAAGACGAGCCTCCGAAGGAGACCGGCCGTGCGGTGAACGCATTCGTCCTGGGCGTGCCCAGAGCGCGCTGACCCTGCCCGCACAGCTCATTCCCTTCCCCCGTCGAGCCGCGCACGGATGCGCGCCGCATCGTCCTCCGTGTTCAGATTGAGGAAACCGTCGAGGTGTATGTCGACGTCGCGCAGCGACTCGGCGTCGACCTCGCGCACGGGCAGGCGCGCGAGCACGCGGTGCAGCGCGCGCTCTCCCCGGGACAGGGCCGCCTCGAGGGCTGGCAGGGCGGCGCGGTTGTAGATGGCGACCAGCGGTTCGAGGCGGCCTGCGTGGCGCACCACCACGGCGGGCGCTTCCGGCGCCGCTTCGAACGCTTGCTGCAGCCGCGCCAGAACGGGCGTCGAAAGCAGCGGCAGATCACAAGCCAGTGCGAAAGACGCATCCGCGTCGAGGGCACGAAGCCCGGTGATGAGGCCGCCAAGCGGACCGGCATCGGTCACCGCATCCGGCAGCCAGGCCACTCCCCAATCCGCGAAACGGTTGCTGCCCCCCACGACACAGATCTCACCGACCAGTGGGCGCACCGCCTCGAGCACCCGCCGCGCGCAGGCCACGCCATCGATGTCGAGCAAGGCCTTGTCGCGACCGAGGCGACGGGATTGCCCTCCCGCAAGCACCACGGCGCCGAAGCGACCGCTCATAGCATCTCGCGCGCCGCCTCCACGTCGCGGTCGATCTGGGCGATGAGCGCGCGCACGTCGTCGAAACGACGCTCCTCGCGGATACGCCGCGCGAAGGCGATCTCAGCCTCGCGCCCGTAGAGGTCGGCGTCGACCCCGAAGAGGTGCGCCTCGAGCACCCGCCGGCGCTCGCCGAAGGTGGGACGAACACCGAGGTTGGCCACCCCATCACGCCACGCGTCGCCGATGCGAACGCGCACCGCGTACACGCCATCGGCCGGCAGCAGCTTGCCCTCGCCGACCTCGAGGTTGGCCGTGGGAAAGCCGATGGTGCGGCCGCGCTTGTCGCCGTGCACCACCCGTCCATACGCGAAGTACGGGCGGCCCAGCAGGCGGGCGGCCTCTTCAACCGCGCCCTCGGCCACGCACGTGCGGATTCGGGTGCTCGAAACGAGGCCACCGTCGAGCTCGACGGGC encodes the following:
- a CDS encoding bifunctional riboflavin kinase/FAD synthetase, which gives rise to PVELDGGLVSSTRIRTCVAEGAVEEAARLLGRPYFAYGRVVHGDKRGRTIGFPTANLEVGEGKLLPADGVYAVRVRIGDAWRDGVANLGVRPTFGERRRVLEAHLFGVDADLYGREAEIAFARRIREERRFDDVRALIAQIDRDVEAAREML
- a CDS encoding molybdenum cofactor guanylyltransferase, yielding MSGRFGAVVLAGGQSRRLGRDKALLDIDGVACARRVLEAVRPLVGEICVVGGSNRFADWGVAWLPDAVTDAGPLGGLITGLRALDADASFALACDLPLLSTPVLARLQQAFEAAPEAPAVVVRHAGRLEPLVAIYNRAALPALEAALSRGERALHRVLARLPVREVDAESLRDVDIHLDGFLNLNTEDDAARIRARLDGGRE